GTAGAATCAATGATTCAAATAACTTGTTGACAATTGATataattatttctaaatattcaAATTACCTGATTGCACCTAGATGTATGCATCATAAATGCAGGAGGTACAGCCTAGATGAGGAGgaaatgtgattttatttttcaatttattcatttttactAGGTAAAAGGACTCAGAAAGGTTAATTTTCATGATCCTCAACAGACATCACTGAACTTGTCTTTATTACATTTCTTTTGGTAAGTTAAGTAGTTGAACCTCCTCAGTTATGGAGGCGAAACTCACTGTCGTTGTTAATATTTAGGAAGACTAAAAAACACCCTCAAGTTGTGTGATTGACATGCAAGTAACGTGAGtgtttatgttttctttctacAAAATCAAGTCTGCAGTGCTAAGTAGGTTATTCCTAGGAGAACATAACCATTGGAGAAGCAGCAGTTAATTCAaagttaatttgtttttaatccaTCTCAGCGTTTTTGCCTTTCTCTCATGAtacaaatttaaatttcatgttttcttctaCTGTAAGTTCAACTATGTACTTATGGTTGTTTAGCATTTTACAATTACACTGGTGCTTAGAAGGTTTTAATATGTGTCAGATAAACATCTGAACttgattcttctttttttttttacatctttatTAGAAGCCATGATGAAGCTACTGGATCTGATTCTGCTACAGCTGAGAGTAGTGTTAAGTTAGGATTGATTGCTGAAGTCAAATCATTCTGCAAGCGAAGTACAAAACTGACTGTAAAGTTCTTTGGTAAGaccatttttattaaaaatgtgcatTGATTTCAGTGGCATTGTATCTTCTTACATGAGGGAATACTGCATCTGAACAAAACAGATGCTGTCCACCAACAGCTTGCACTATTGGGTAAATTCCTGTGGAAGCAAGCAGAAACTCTCTAGGAGACCAGAGAAATAATTACTGGCTCAAAACAActgaagtgtgtgtgtgggggggggtaGCAATGCAAGTTCTGCTGGGGTGGGGCTGTACGCTGCCCCACACCCTACCACTGGAGCCTCTGGTCCAACCCCAACGTGGCTACCAAGCTACTGGCACAATGAAAGCCCTACCTGGGGAGAGGGCCCTGGGAGAACAGAGCAGATAAAAGGCCGTGACACAGGGGTGACGCTGACAGGTCCCACTGCCCTGGACCTTACAGCTCCTGAGACCTCGCTGGATCCAGGGTGGTGACTACTgatctttctctctcctttttcactctttttctctctttcttctcctgacATCCTGTTCTCGAAATCTGGGTATCTTAAAGTTGGACTAAGTCAGTGCTTTCTGAAGTGCCTTAATTTGATTGgatgtttgctttaaaattctCCAAGTACCTTATTCTCTAAAGTTTTCCAATAAAAGTTTACTATTCAACCTCCTGAGAAGTTTGTTCTTTTCTCCTGTGCACCGCCAAAGGGAATCGAAGTGCCTAAGCCCCTTTAAAAACGTGCCAAGTGAGCTCAGTGTGTAACAAACTCATTGCCAATTTATGTCAAGATTGGAAGTATCTCACAATAAATTTCTATTACAGAAGAATCCTACTGGCTAGATGAGCTTTAGTTAATACTTAAATCACAGatatatttctgtttattaatttattttgagttaactgaaaaaaaatcactgcgTATTTACAAATATGTAATTTTGATTTATATCCATTTTAATTTATATCCACTTTTATTTTAAGGATGTCAGGCTGCCTAAGTGAAGCCCTTCAGGAAAGaggtaaaaataaatgagaCCTACTGGAACTCTTTTTGCATTCCCTTTCCTCTGGAAGCCTTGTCATTGTATACAACTGCCCAGTCACAGAAGCTCATCTCTCTAAACAGAATACATTAAGTCAAACTATAGCGCTTTTTTTGGAGATGGATACCAGTCCTATATATGCTCTTGTGCTAGAGAATCAGCAATTGAAGAGTGAAGATTTTGACATGCTAGAAAATACTGGCATGACCTCTGCTGGCAGAGGAAAGTTATCAACAGATTTTAATGCTCAGAGTATTGAAACCTCAGCTGAAAAGCACTCTCTGCAAAGAGGCTTCTCACTAACTCATGCTGACCAAGAAGGCAAAACATCCATTTCTGGAATCTCTGATCCTCTTGAAGTTACTGAAGAACCTCAGGAGTGGAATTTAAAACCTGATCTAGAGATACCATATCAAGCCAAAATTGCATCAATACCACTATCTTCTTTCCCATCTAAACTACAGCAACTACTGTCAGCTGCAGCAAAAAATGTCTCTGAAGTATGGCAAGCTACAGGAAAAGAATCTGTAATTTATGTATGGCCATTAATAAAGTTAGAAGAGGCTTCTAACTTTTGGAACAATTTTTCGAAGTCTTTAATACCAAGCAGCCAAAACTTTCCAAGACACTGTTCTAGTCCTGACATAACTGAAGATGTGAAATGTTCCCAGATAATCCCAGAGAAACAAGAGCCAGCCAGAAAGACAGCAAGATCCTATTCTCTTATTGTAAAATCATCTAACACTGATGTTTCAGAAATTTTGAAGTCACTCATCACTATGAAGAATGAGGATTATAAGGATATGTTACCACTTTCATCTATCAGTTCTATCGAAAAGCAAGTGGAAATTCCTCTCTTTAACGGAAATGCTCTAATGATCTATAATAGGCAAGTCTATCTTCTATATGTAATGAGGCATGAAGATCTGACAGCAGAAAGGGAAATGGTTTGGTATCATCCTATGTTGCTTGTGAAGACCATGGTTTGGCTCATTACATGTGGTTCTATCCATAATCTACCTTTCAAAGTTCCACATCCACTGCTGCCAAGAGAGAATGCTGTGAAACAGAACATAAAATGTCTTACAACCTGTGCTACCCCCACACACCAAGACAAAACATCAAATGAAACACATTCCTCTTCACATGAGATGACTACCATCTCTCAGCCCAAGAACTGCTCCCCTTCTACTGCGAAAATGCAGCAGGTAGTAACCTATGATGATCAAGTGATTTTCTGTGTATGTACAGTAAATTACTTTCCTCTTAGATATAGCTGAATGCAAAgtgcatttttcaaaatatcGCTGTGAAAGATGAGTGACCTGGTTTTGTTCACATTTTTGTGGAGAAGCCAAACACAAATCCAGTGGAGAAAATCACTGTAATCTGAATTTAGGCTTGCAGGTCTATAAGACTttactgtttaaaaagaaaataaaataatgctgagggaaaaaataaattgtgagaTATATCAAGATTTTTCTAGTATTTGAACAGGACAAAAGCACTGCACTTAATGGGAGCAGCCTGTTGCTATTTAGAGAACACTAAAGCAGAATTTAGTATAATGGCAAGATATTTCCCAAGGGAGAAGGTGGGGTTTCTGAAAACAGGTGATGAGTGCCATCATGATCACTAAAGCAGTGAAAGAATAGAGAAGGGCTGGCTTACAAGGTCCTTCCTGAATTAAATTCCTCTGGCAAAGCCACATCCCCAAGGTAAGAAagactgcagaagaaaagctgtgAAGATAAACTGGGGTGGGAGAAAAATTACTATCCAGCACTTACTTCCCGACAGTCAAATTCTATTCTTTCCTGTTTCAGTTCCTCAACGAGACTGTATCTCCATCCAAAGAAAgcttggaaaaaagaaatgaggaagaaGCACCTGAGGATAAAGACAAAGAACTAAGAAAGAAATTTGGTATTGTTAAAGATGTAAGGGTCAATCTCACCAGGCTAAGTACCTCTGAACTTAAGAAGTATAGTGGTAAAGCTCCTGCACATAAAAGGAAGGTAACCACTAGGGCAAAGAACTGACGAAAAGTGCCAAACATACTTACCTAGCCATGTACAAATACGAAGTATGCTTCACCTTGAAATATTCATTACACAACATTAGCACACTTCTCAAAAATTTTGAGCATTTGACCCCACGATATAAAACGTTTTCTATTTGAGAATCTCACCACActtacttttaaaatgtcaggATCTGTctatcttcttttttctcccctagtTCTTGCAAAAACTGCGGACAGAATGCCAGCTGTTGCTGAAATCTTTTCTGGGTCTGTATTCTGTTTGGCACTCATACAACTGCAACTGAAACTAGAAAAAGTGCCTTCTGACCTCTTACTGATAGTAATGGTTTGCAGTCGGTCTGTGCCAATGTGTATCTCATAGGCAGAAACAGGAAGCTCTTCATACCTGTGCTAGGCTCTTTCTGGTTTGGGCATATACTGTTCATTTTAAGGTGCCAGAAGCACAAACCACATATTTATAGTCATTGACCTACTTTTGAAAGAGTCTTGCCCTATGGCCTTGTTTAGAAGTATCTTTTGGCAGTTTTGCTTGGTATCATCAGAGACTCTGGGAATAGGTGTTTGCTTTCTCTAATCCCTCAGATTTTCAAACTCTCAGTTCAGAATGGCCTCTTGTatccattttctatttttctacaACAAAGCTCTTAAGACTGTTTCAGCAGGCAGACTGGACATGCATTTCCAAAAAAACCTTTGTTCAAGTTCTTATTCTACAGATAAATTAATGACCAATAATGAATTAGTATTTCCCCTATATCTGTCTGTTATCTCTTGTTCAGCGTTAAACTTCCATTTCTGTCAACTGGATTTCAAACTGTCATGACCCAACCTTTCCAAGATCTCTGAGAATGGTCTGCTTTTGTTGTCCCTGAATGGGAGCATCATTGGTGTACCCTCAGCATTCATGAAAATATACTGTATCtttttgtgaaatatttcaggGCCAGGTAAAGCAAAAATTTCCAAAGAATATATTGAAAAAGCATAGGTAAAACACCTAGATTTTTTACCTTTGTGCCAATACCCTAATGAAACATCCATTGCAAGAAAATTAGCGTTGGCCATCATTTCTCCTACATATGCTGAGGCAGACTCTGAGAGTAGTCAAATTTTTATGGTGTTTCTCCATCTATACATACTATAATTTTTCAGCATATGTTCCAGAAATCAAATAGGATCAAACACCTAGTGAAACATTTTATGTTTGGATTTATTTTACAGCTGTTTTACACAGATGCTTCCACTTGCTGAACTGCAGTGGAGCGCTTTCCGTTACAAAGTTATTAGTAGTTCTCATTAACCTTAACAGTTATCGACtgcttttcaatattttctgctgccatgtctttttctttgcagattaTATTCACTTTGTTACATTCTGTCCTTTTATGTAGACTCTGATCTTTGCAGTTAGATTCGTTCAAGTAATAAAAAGATTTTGCATCTTTAAACTGTTCttcatttctgtctttctctggTTTGTGTATGTAAAGGTTATGACAGTGAGATTAACCTACATTTGTTGAGTCTTGATGGAGGACCCTTCAAATGCAAGTGCCCCTTGCTAAAGGGAACACCTCtgcaaaatgttttggtttATATACATGACTTACGAGAAGAGTAATTATCGAAGTAACTGGAATACTGGATCTTCTAGAAAGACAAACATCGTATTCCAATGTTGAATgcaatggaagaaaaattgGTAAGGATATAACTAAATACATAATACATATACTGTTCAATATACAAAAAATAGTACTCAAAGTGAAGGGGTTGCTGGAGCAAGAGAAACATGGTAAGTAGGTTACATCCAGAGGGCAAGAGAATGACAGATACTAAAAGATTGTGGAACATGGTGATAGGGGAGTAAGAATTTTAATGTATTGTGAATAGCAGATAGAAATGATGATTCAGAAGCTACAGTGTAACACAAAACCAATATCTAAATTGTTTTCCTGATTTTGGTATCCAGTATGATTATTAATTTTAGTGGAGGTAGTGTGCTGCTTCCCAGTCCTTTGGCCCAGTCCCATTAGCAAAGTACACAGGAGCTGATGGCAAATATAGTCACATAGCTTTGTTTGGAGCTGTAACAAACATCCTGAGGGCAAGAGTCCTTCATTTTCAATCACATGATGATAAAGTTGAAAATACTGACATTAAAaattactggggaaaaaaagtgatttaagattgtgaagtatttttttaaattttgaaatattgtgCTGATTATGATGTCACCAAAATTCTGAGATAAACTGTAGCCAGGGAAATGCTAGGAATTCGACAGCTTGGGAAAATGAGagtggggaagggcaggagagctgtatggaaaaaaaaaatcctataaaaGAGGAAGTTGAATGACTGACATGTACTATACTCAGTATTTTGCCTTTtacattttcagcaaaaatgtGTACTTCTCTAAGAATTATTCACCTTGCTTCAAGGAGTGGCGGAGCAGTGGCAGGGAGACTGTCACCAGGGTTTTATTTGCTTCCAGTGAACGAAGACTGATATTCATTCTTCTGTTACTCTCTTCTGCCTCTCAGAAGCCTCTACTTAAAGAACCTTTTCCACTATGCTGTCTCTGTTCTTAAGCTTCCAAATAAGATGATGTATACATCAGTGGAAGGCTTTATAAATAAGACAGAATTACAAGAGTAAAAAGAAAGCTTTCTAGGATTTTTATGTTGACAACTTATGTTTCCAGGAAAGTACATAGTACATGAATCATTTACACTGCATAAAATCAACAATAACTCTGTGGGTTTCCTAAATCAAAGTGTTGTTAAATCAAAAAAATTGTAATGTGCCTCAGTAATGACTCATGTATGTCCTTTCAGTTATTTGCCTATGTTTATAAATCCAGTCCCTAAGGCAAAAAACATGTGAAACGCTCCCAAGACCTCCCCTTCGGGGAGTCACAAATGgttcaaaattaaatacttaGTAAGTTCTTCCACATAAAGGGTTACCTCTGATTAGCCAGCCAGCTACTGGAGCTGATGACTACTGCCTCTTGGTGCTAACGTGTTCATATTTTGTTGGCTTACGCTGCAAGAGCTCAGTACTGTGCAGtgtgcctgcctctcctccagcacagcgCAGGAACTTTGAGACTGCACGTGCCTGGGTGTTCTTCCCATTGTGACTTCTGTGACTTCCTTGGCTGCAGGACATGAATTTGAATTTGAACAACCACACTGCCATCAGGATGTCATGGatggaaatatttcagatgtGAAGGGACACCATTACTGCCTTCAGCCATGAGCTGTTGTCAGGACTTTGCTGTTATTACTCAGACAGTGGCTCTCACCTTGAGGTGCCATGTGAAGCCTGACTGGTTACTAACCAGTTTGGGTTCATCAGATCTTCTATGCACAGTAGTATTTTAGGTGTCCACAGCCACTCTCCAaaccattttcatttcaaacagCACATGAGAAGTAATTTTTTAGCACATGGTTGATTTATCATTATTGATTATATTATCATCATTGGTATTAGCAACCTTCACCAGGATACCTGATGCCTGTGGCTCCTGCAGCTGTAGCCTCAGACTTAAGGAGAAGGCTGATCTCTTCTTTCAAACAGAAACACAACCATTCTTAGTGTTTTCATGTCCATTTGCACTGTGGAGGTTCAATTATGCTGTGCATTCAGATCTAAAAGTGGACTGAAGGAGAATATGCTTAAATAGCAATGCCTTTTCTGTTGGATGACTGGAAAGGCTACActaaaggaaaacatatttctAAAATTCCTCTGTGTCATCTTTCCCCTACTTTAGAAGATGGGTTGAGGGATGCCTCTCTGCACCTTTAATGTTTGTCTGCTTCATTCAGCCTATTGTCCTTTAAACAAGAATGTATATTCTGGATCTTTTCTCTGGCATTCTGTGCCATTTTTTGGCCTTCATGTATACTGCTATGTGCCCATGATGGCGACTTTCTTCCGAAACCCCAAGAAATCCTGACCGTGTTTAGGAGGATGCCAAAGGTGAGTGCAGCTCAGTAGTCCTTGCCTTGGAAGCTGACAATGTTCACATTGGGGGTGGGAAGTTTGACAAGCACTAGGAAAAGGCTGATTTGGCCATAAAAGATTGAAAGGTGCCTCCCTCTCTCTTCAAGTGAGATGAGAATTTCTGTATCATCGCCCTCTCACCTCCTTCCATCTTTGGCTGAAAATCTAGTCAACATCACTGACAAGCACAGTGGACACTGATATCTGGTGCTACCAGCCCCACTTTTTCCTCCCAGCTTGTCCTGAACTTAGCAAGCATTGCAGCTTCTGAGTTCCCCCTTTTGGCCTGGGGGCAAGCTGCTGCCGCTGCCTCCAGTtactcctgccctgctgtggaaGGTCTCTGTCCTCTCCCACAGGAGCTACCACCTTCACTTTGCAGGAGCTTCTTGCTGTAAGAATGGGTGGTGTAGCATCAAGTAGAGCTAAGATCTGCTATCTGACCTGCTGAGCATCTTGAAGGAGCCAAGAGGCATTTTATGACCAAAGCCATTAATGCTGGCCACAGTAGACAGTGGTCTTAAGAAGTGTACCTGGATAAAACCCTGTCTGGGGTCTTCTGCATGGTGCAGGGAGGGTACTGGGGGAAAACTCTCCTCTGGATTTTCCTATGTGATGATCCTGGAACTTAAGGCACAAAAATCCAGTTGAGTGAGAATTAGTAACATTTAGGAAGTTTAAAGTGACATAACATGTTGATCCCAATTTACCTATTTTGTACTCAAATTTACATATGCTAAATGTTAATGGGGAAGTATACTAAAGG
This DNA window, taken from Pseudopipra pipra isolate bDixPip1 chromosome 3, bDixPip1.hap1, whole genome shotgun sequence, encodes the following:
- the LOC135411302 gene encoding uncharacterized protein LOC135411302 isoform X2 produces the protein MDTSPIYALVLENQQLKSEDFDMLENTGMTSAGRGKLSTDFNAQSIETSAEKHSLQRGFSLTHADQEGKTSISGISDPLEVTEEPQEWNLKPDLEIPYQAKIASIPLSSFPSKLQQLLSAAAKNVSEVWQATGKESVIYVWPLIKLEEASNFWNNFSKSLIPSSQNFPRHCSSPDITEDVKCSQIIPEKQEPARKTARSYSLIVKSSNTDVSEILKSLITMKNEDYKDMLPLSSISSIEKQVEIPLFNGNALMIYNRQVYLLYVMRHEDLTAEREMVWYHPMLLVKTMVWLITCGSIHNLPFKVPHPLLPRENAVKQNIKCLTTCATPTHQDKTSNETHSSSHEMTTISQPKNCSPSTAKMQQFLNETVSPSKESLEKRNEEEAPEDKDKELRKKFGIVKDSSSQQEATQMLEQLS
- the LOC135411302 gene encoding uncharacterized protein LOC135411302 isoform X4; protein product: MDTSPIYALVLENQQLKSEDFDMLENTGMTSAGRGKLSTDFNAQSIETSAEKHSLQRGFSLTHADQEGKTSISGISDPLEVTEEPQEWNLKPDLEIPYQAKIASIPLSSFPSKLQQLLSAAAKNVSEVWQATGKESVIYVWPLIKLEEASNFWNNFSKSLIPSSQNFPRHCSSPDITEDVKCSQIIPEKQEPARKTARSYSLIVKSSNTDVSEILKSLITMKNEDYKDMLPLSSISSIEKQVEIPLFNGNALMIYNRQVYLLYVMRHEDLTAEREMVWYHPMLLVKTMVWLITCGSIHNLPFKVPHPLLPRENAVKQNIKCLTTCATPTHQDKTSNETHSSSHEMTTISQPKNCSPSTAKMQQFLNETVSPSKESLEKRNEEEAPEDKDKELRKKFGIVKDEHL
- the LOC135411302 gene encoding uncharacterized protein LOC135411302 isoform X1 produces the protein MDTSPIYALVLENQQLKSEDFDMLENTGMTSAGRGKLSTDFNAQSIETSAEKHSLQRGFSLTHADQEGKTSISGISDPLEVTEEPQEWNLKPDLEIPYQAKIASIPLSSFPSKLQQLLSAAAKNVSEVWQATGKESVIYVWPLIKLEEASNFWNNFSKSLIPSSQNFPRHCSSPDITEDVKCSQIIPEKQEPARKTARSYSLIVKSSNTDVSEILKSLITMKNEDYKDMLPLSSISSIEKQVEIPLFNGNALMIYNRQVYLLYVMRHEDLTAEREMVWYHPMLLVKTMVWLITCGSIHNLPFKVPHPLLPRENAVKQNIKCLTTCATPTHQDKTSNETHSSSHEMTTISQPKNCSPSTAKMQQFLNETVSPSKESLEKRNEEEAPEDKDKELRKKFGIVKDVRVNLTRLSTSELKKYSGKAPAHKRKVTTRAKN
- the LOC135411302 gene encoding uncharacterized protein LOC135411302 isoform X3 — encoded protein: MDTSPIYALVLENQQLKSEDFDMLENTGMTSAGRGKLSTDFNAQSIETSAEKHSLQRGFSLTHADQEGKTSISGISDPLEVTEEPQEWNLKPDLEIPYQAKIASIPLSSFPSKLQQLLSAAAKNVSEVWQATGKESVIYVWPLIKLEEASNFWNNFSKSLIPSSQNFPRHCSSPDITEDVKCSQIIPEKQEPARKTARSYSLIVKSSNTDVSEILKSLITMKNEDYKDMLPLSSISSIEKQVEIPLFNGNALMIYNRQVYLLYVMRHEDLTAEREMVWYHPMLLVKTMVWLITCGSIHNLPFKVPHPLLPRENAVKQNIKCLTTCATPTHQDKTSNETHSSSHEMTTISQPKNCSPSTAKMQQFLNETVSPSKESLEKRNEEEAPEDKDKELRKKFGIVKDIIFTLLHSVLLCRL